From the genome of Salvia splendens isolate huo1 chromosome 7, SspV2, whole genome shotgun sequence:
gtgagttaagtaaagggagagtaaagtggaaaatgaaaaaaggtagagagatgaagagagaataaagtagctgtggaaaaatgtgttgacttttactaaaaagggaaatgactctattactatgaaacgtaaaaaaatgacaaaatgactctattactatggaacgaatAGAGTACTTTGTAGGTGGTTTCATTTCATGCATTTATACTGAAGATTGCAACAAATTGCACTACAACACTATATaagtacttcatccgtcccacaagaatatgcattttttttctttttagtatgtcccacaagaatatacactttttaattttagaaactattttctctctaatgaagtgaaactcattctccactaaaaaTACTGTAATTACTTTTTcactctacatctctcttactttaccaattttgcattaaaactcatgctgaATGcgaagtgcatattctttaaggacggagagagtattacaTATGATCTATTGTTAACTTGAACGGTGTTTCGTTGTCTTCACTGTCGGAGAAACTGGCGAGAAATTTTGGTGAGAATCAGAGGCTTAAAAATGGCGAAAATCGATGGTAAAACTCaccaaaagtaaaaaaaaaatattgttttaaATGACAGAAAAATCGTTCATATCCACAAATATTCTACGTATTACATCAATTTATCAAAGAATTTGAGTACTCCATTATCTATGAAAACCGAAAAAAAGGTAGAAAATACTATACGACACCAACTTGAACTATGCTTCCGTTTCTTATTAACTGAGTGACAATCTTGGTTACAAATGGTAAAAATCGCTGGCTTCAATTGCTGGTGAAAATGGTAGAAAACCATTCTCATCCATACTAGTAAAATTTACGGTTTTGGTGAGAgatatgtttaattgaatttcagGCTAAATGATCAATAGATGTTAAAATTCAACAAATACGGGTAAAAATAGTTCTAAAACAACGGAAATGTATCCTTCATATTTTAGGTGCAATAAACTGAAACCAACAAATTTATTTGAACTTACGATTATTACCAAAAAAGGGGGTGTCTGCAGGCATAGCTTTGGATGGTCTCTTAGATCAATCACGAAATTCTTTCATGAATGCTTCATGGAATTTCGTGAGACGGCTTATGATGGCCGGAATCCGGTCCTCCTGCGGTAGTATCGTACACCTAAAATGCAACGTCCCAGCCGCCTGTCCGAAGCCAGAGCCAGGAACAACTACTATCCCCGTGGCATTGAGGAGACGACGAGCATAGAACGTATCCGGGGCCGTCTTGGCAGCTTTAGCCGCCTCTACCGCCTTCTTTGGCAACTCAATCCGCGGAAATAGATACATGGCTCCTTCTGCTCGGTTGCAGCTCACTCCTTCTAAGCCATTCAACGCGTGTTCCAGTTGCTACACATCGCCAACAATCGTGATTCAAGACAGGAAAGGAAATTGCCTAAATCGCCCTTTTTTTAAATATGAGTTGAAGGCTAACTAACCTGCGCACGCTTAGCCAACGAGGACAGGATTGCGTTTTTCTCTGCTGAATAAGACTCGTAGCATTGGTCTCCGGCCTAAACATATTACAAAAATGAGACGTGACCGCAGTTTCTAGCAAGAGACAGTACTAATCTTCTTACCTTTGGTGGGCTCATGACAAGACTTGCAAGAATCTGTCCAGATATGTTGGAACAAAGGTTGACTGATGCCAGTTTGTATATCTGCTCCCTAACCTCGGGGCTAAACCCGGTGATCTCCATGTAACCTCCTCGTTTCCCACATTCTCCGTAATAGCCTGGGGAGGAGAAGaacaaaaaaatttacatataGATCTTACAACATGCATAAGAATCTTCAAAACTATACCTTTGGAGACGGACTGGAACGAGACCAAGGTAATATCTTTCTCCCCATAGCCCATTGACCGCGCAACCTTCTTAAAAGAGTAGAACTTCTTGTCCGGGACATAAACATTTTCCTGGTAAACCTGCACGCAATCATCCTCCGAGTATTAGCCTCGTCTAGAAGCCTTTAAACTACTAACTCGACCTGAAAATCGCACTATATTGCTTTTCGGGATATTAGACTTTTATCACCTCATCTGCGAGAAGAACAAGTCCTTCCTTCTTACAAAACTCCACaatttgcttttggttgttttCAGCCAGAACCTTTAGACATATCAAATGTTAGACAAGGTTGTAAGAGATGAAAAGTTGTCGTCCTATATAAGTGTACCTGCCCGGTAGGATTGCCAGGATTTATAACCACCAATGCCCGGACACAAATGCCCTTAGATTTGGCTGTTTCAAGCTGTTTCTTAAGCTCCGAGATCTCCAGCCCCCATCCTGTTGCTTCATCGAGATAATAGGGGACCTACGAAACATTGTTGGATAAATATGTCTGAGAACTTCATTTGTTAGCTTGAGAAAGATGGTTAAACAGAATCTTATTGAAGAAGGGAGAGGCGATAATATATGGTGATACATACGAGAGTGCCTCCATGGAGGGCGATCGAAGCAGAATAAAGAGGGTACTGAGGAATGGGACAGAGAATGCCATCTTTTTCAGACCGTATCAGTAACTGCATCATCATGTGAACCTAacaagaaaatggaagaattttATTTCACGGTTTTACTGAAGCTCAAGCGTAAAAATTTGGGAAAGGTAGTATAATTTATCTGTACCGCGGGGCTTGCACCATCAGTCAGGAAAATGTCATTAGGATCAGATGGGAATCCATCACGAGCTCCAATACCAGCAGCAATTGTATCACGTAATCCTTTGACACCCTAATCGTGTAGTTACAGGAAATGTTCGATATACAGTCTCAAAATACTGATCAAGAATAACGATTCCAGCAAGAAGGAAGTGTTACCTGACTGTGACTATATGCACCAGTTGCCTGTCCAGGAATTTGACTTAAGATCTGAGATGCTCGTTTTATGGAATCATCGCTACAAAAAGACCACGATGAGAAAACAGAAGACAGATTCGTTAAAAAGAAAGATGGAAAAACAATATGGTTAATGGTGGCATCACATAAATCACAAAGTATTACTGTCATTTTCAAACCAGAACTAGTTATTTTGCAATTGTGATGCATGCTTTAAACAAACTTTAACTTATTTAGAGCAACATTCAACTGTAAAATTGACACCACTTGATCCAGTTTCTTCTGTACACAACCATTTCTTTCACCTCATTCATTTTCTAGCATATCATTGCACATCTAGAGACTAGAACACATTTTTCTCACATCACTACAATTAATCAAAACTACCAAAgataaaaccatgatcaccattACATTGCAAGAACATGAAGTCCAACTAGGTAGCAAGGAGAAAATCCACACACACTTCCGAACTCCATAGTTCTTTGGGACAAAAACGATATGAACGGTAAACCAATATCATTACCTAAATAAACTGTGTGTTTCAGATTTATCCAAGAGAGCAGGATGGTCACATAAAGCAAGGACCTGAAAAATCAGAATGTTTAGCGATAATCGTAAAGATGGAACGTCTGGCGATGCATCATCCTCACCTCACGGAAAAAAGTGATTGGCTTCTGGCCAAGAGATTGTGGATTTCCAATATTGCAGTAGAGTATCTACAAAGATGACCAAACACTAATAAACAACGTATTATAGCAAAGGGAAAGTCTACTACATAATGAAATCAGTATAGTACCTCATCGAAAGGATGAGACTCGGGGTTGTTTTTGAGATCTTCTTGTAATTTCTGCGCAAGAATCACGATTTCTCCACGAACAGCATACTCGCACTCCAACACCTTCAAAAGAATTTGTATTGTTATAAGTAGATTCACAAAGCAGTATcttgaaacaaataaaaaaacattatgTGCAGAAAGCTAAGATCTTGAACCAAATAAAAGTGATCAAGATACAATAAtatcttataaaaatgataacttGTCAGCAAGAAAAGTggtaacataaaataaaatatcaatcttGATGGAATATACATAAACAGAGTAATGAAATCAGTAGTCTCTGGCCACTCACATCATCAGCAACTCAATACCACTGAATTCAATAATAagatgtgtgtgtttgtgtgtggatgtgtatatttaatactcctattttgGATAATTTGTATGGGACAAAACATCAAAACGCCATGGGCATACAACTCAAAATGAACTCAAACAATTAGAGAAATAAAAACAGGACAAATCCCAGATCAGGAATTgacaaaaatgggaaaaaaatcccaaaaatgtTACCTTGGGATTGATTGTGTCGCGAGTAACAGGAGTAGAAGCCATTGGAGGAAAAGAGAAGCAGAGAAGGAAGACAAAAGATGAGATTTTTGGAGTAGTGAGACGCTAGGACACGTTTGAGATGCGGTGTAAAGATGGaaatcagaggaaaagaggaaATAATAAAGCAGCCTTATTTGTAGAGGAGAGGTTGGGTCAAATTGGTGcaagaaaagtaaaaaagaagaaacagCGGCGCAGCGTTCGACATCTGTTTGTCCAATGACTTGTTGTCCAAACAATCCACGTATAATAAATTCCAATCCAACAATAGGGAAACCAATCTAGAGTTATTCGTGTCAGAATCGATTCCACGTCATGTTACATATCTCATTTCGCACGTGACTAACATGCTATGGTCACTCACACAAGAATACCAATAAATATGTATCACTCGTATTATAGACAACATTTGTGGCACAAAAATTGTTATACCATAATATTTGACATACTAGGGAAGTATGAAAATTCATCAAAAATTTTAGTCTAAAAATAagtatttaatttgaaagaaaaagtggtggtttaattaattgtcgcctatattagtatttttttatctctctattTTATCTTTAATTGATACATGGTTTATTAATTACACGTTTAGTGTCCatattaattagttttttttaaatgttattTACTTGCTTCATAATATATCATACTCAACTCATGAATGAAATCTAGCCTTAGAATGGGCATGATATATTACGAATACCAAAAAATATTGtacaattatatatatttgatgtCAACTTTGAAGTTTCAGCATCAGGAATCAGGCTGCCTAATATTctaaccaatgttttaaaaatcggaccggaccggccggttcgaccggtcggaccgcgaaccggtaggtagtccggtccggttcacccctttaaaccaccactgcatagaaccgccgtgaaccggtggaaccggccggtcggaccggttggaccgtgaaccggaaaccggttttctatttttttttcaaaattttttaaaatttgttgttggtagaggttgaactcatgtcctctcttctagttaagaagacatctaccactccaccacatgggctcattgaacaatttaaccattaaatatttttatacattaaccattaattttatctacaaaaaccaataattcattttaattttattattctttaatataattgttaattataatatatataattatcatcctttatattttaatgatgctctatTTACCACCTATaatattattagtaccatataagattcattatttactataaataaattttttatattacatacttaatttatataccctagctattgacattaatgaataatcttatctaaactaattaataagtacttaattcgtatttaattatatattattttatgaaataaattttcttaaattaatataaacattatctattttaatacatgaaatattaaattttttatctagactaactaatattaaatatatatatctgattatatttactaaattttaatattatttatatttatacatcactagttatctataaggtttaatgttttgtgatatattattaattgtaaatcatttactaaatttaatatatttttatatatttttgcaacaataaaacggttagaccggtggttcgaccggttggaccggttgaaccgtgaaccagtaacgtcgccggttcgcttgccggtccgatttttaaaacattgattctAACCATGTCCGCTGGATCTATGAAGGGCTATGAGCTATCGTATGGCTCCTTTATATCTGTTATTAATACACACAAACACTATTTTAGTTTTAAGTTTTGCAATATGTCAACGTTATAAGTAGACAATATTGTAAGAACAAAAGTAAATTGTATTTAAATTGATTATAATTCAGTACCATCTTACAAAAATATATTCATAAAAATAGTCGAAATATATttacaaatattttaataaaaaaaaggtgtTACCTTTTTTGGAATGGAGAAAATATTAATGCTACAAAGGAAGAACTCAATCTAAAATCTAAATCAATACTCCTTGTTAAATATAGATTATTTACTTTCCTTGTTATTGTAGAATATAAGTTTATATAAAGAGTTAAATGGAATTAAGTTCAAATTTAATGATAATACAATATTGTctctaaaatataaaaactgcTAGAGGTTAAAGTAAAACCGCAATCTTTGAATATGTAGAAAACAAGATTCACAAGTGTGCATCTACAAAATATTACATAGGTCCGGTGTAGACAACAAAAGGAAAGAACaaataagaaaaggaaaaaaaaagtaagaatgGTCGACTTAATTTTAGCTCTCCATATATTTCAAAGGACATGTATGTATTAATGTATATCCAGAATGAACCTCTATTTTGATGTTAATTGACTAGGTTGATTGAAAGGCCACATTTGTTGAAGGCAGCCAAGATGGACCTTGAATCAAGGATTCCACATTATATTTGGAGGCCTCAGCCGGGGTCATGGCGGGCTTGTATCCAGCCCACATGACCCGATTGGCAGTAGCCGAACCCAAACCCGAGTTCCGATACTCCCCGTAGAAAATGGAGGCGGGTGGATCCACATTTGCCACCCATGAAATCCAGCCCTTGGGATTCAAGAATCCACCAATGTTAGTTTCCATTATAACTGTAGTTGAGAAATTTTTCCACGGACGGCCCAAATACGTTTGGGCCGTAAGGGTGCCCAATGGGCTTATTGTGCATCGTTGAATGGAAATCCCAGTGTTCTGGTTTGGGTCAATCTTGCCTTGGGCTGTTATTGTGACAAATTGATTGGGCATGGGCTGCCTGGGCTGAATGTTACACCCTTGGAATACGACGGCCGCGTTGCCGAAGATGAAGTCGATGGTGCCCGCGACGTCGCAGTCGCGGTAAAATTGGCGGTTGGAGTGTGGGTAGAGGGTATCTTGGAAGGCGTTGAAAGAGCACCGGTAGTAGACTGATTCGTCCGACCCCGATCGGAAGGCCACGGCCTGGTGCTTCTCTGCCCCGGCCGTGTTCTTGAACGTGATGTCTCGAGCGATGAATCCTCTTCCGGCAATTGCTGCGGAATCATGCATAAATTAGTAGCTCGCCAGTCTATTTTATTAACTACTACAATAATTAAATGCCTAACCAACAAGTATTTATCATAGGCTTGCCCTACAAATTGGACTACTTGGTAACAACATTTATAACGCAGCTGCCACAGACTTCAATGCAACCTCAAAACTTACTTCAtttgtccaccatttaaagagtcgTTTTGCCAATTTTGAATTATCCACGATTTATAGcatcatttattttattccatttttTGTATGCGGactccacattctactaactttttacactcacaattcattataaagttaatattaaatatgagtctcacattccattcactttctctctttacttttcttcacaaagtcaagcAATTCAAAGATGTTTTAAATGGctgatggagtactatatatgaCTAGAATTTAATGAAAAACTAGAAATGTTGTAATTGTATAAACTAAAAAATGGAAGCATCTTTTAAACTCAAATTATCTCCACAAAACTaacttttaataaaatgatgcaCATGGTTGGGGATCTAAAAGCAGTGGTTTTGGAAAAACATTTAGGTGGCGGGGAACATAAATCACATGGAACTTTGATCATCACTATGTTGTCTCCTTGTGGTGAAGACATATTTCCTAACAAATTTTATCTAGTCTAGTATAGAAATACTCTAATAAGCAATCGATTATTAATGCATGCTGCAGCTGCTGTGCTCTGTATGTTGATTGAATTGCATTAATAGTAAAACACAGCAGAAGAGTAAATATCGCATTAATTATTGATCAACTTACCAAACGTGGCCGTGGAGAAAGTCGAAGTTCCGTCGACGAAATTCCGGCTGCCTGAAATAACGGTGACGCCTTTCCCATCTCCGTAAATCATCACATTCCAGCAAGACTTATCCATATCGATATTCTCCACGTACTCTCCGGCCTTGACGTATATCACAAACCTCGCGTCACTCTTCTTCGGCACCAGCGCCACCGCCTCCGCCACGCTCCTCACATTCCCGCTCccgtccgtcgccaccgtcaCATTCGGCGCCGGCCGGATCTCCTGCAGCATCCGCCTGTCCACCCACTCCGGCACCTCCCCCAGCAGCCGCCGGTGGCTCGGAATCTTAAAATCCCCAATCACCGCCACGATTTTGGTGGCGATGGCCAGGCTGTTGCTCGCGAATTCCGTCGAATTCTTCATCAAATCCCTGATTTCGGCGGCGAATTCCGCGTCCGCCTCGTCCAGCGCTTCGAGGCACGTCTCCTGATTAGTCGAGGCGGCGCTCAGCCACGTCCGGAGGTCGTCGATGCGGGAGCTCAGCTTCTTCCCTCCGCCGCTGCCGCTCACGGCAGAGATCGTGTCCTCCAGCGACTGGACGGCATCGTTTAGCTCCGATTCGCATATTTTTAGGGCCTGTTTGGCCAGCGTGTTATTTTCCGCTCTGTCAGCATAAGTGTTGGAGAAGTTAGCGATTTTTCTGAGAGAGTCCATTGCCACCATCAGCGAGAGCTCGAAGATTTTGGCGGGATTTGTTGAGTTTGAGGAGTCGAGGCTGGAGATGCATGACTCCCTGTACTGAGTGACGCTGCAGATGGACTTGACGGCGGCGACCTGAGCCGCGGCGACGTCGCCGGAATCTTTGTTGGTGCTTTTTTTGTGGGATAAAGTGGCGGCGACGACGccgatgatgaggaggaggagtagAAGGAGGGAAATGGAGAGGACTATAGCGCGTTTTCGAGATTTTCTTCTGAATGCGGCTTCTTCGAGCTCGTCTACTTTGCCGTAGCCCTTGAAGGAGTTGACGGAATCCATCGCATATATTTGAAGAATGAGAGTTTTTACTTGTCGGGTGGTTTTTTTTGTGTGTCTGTCCTCCCAAGCTTTACTATCTATTTATagaatattttttctattttgttagTTGAGTTCcatttattaataatatggaATTTCATGTAAAGACGTCAGGATTTTTGGGGCCCAAATTTCCGTGTAAGAATATTTTATAACTGTAACTAGAGACAAAAATTAATCATGTAGTTTCTATATAGTTTAGggtttgaaattttgaaaggattatttgtatattttttgagTTTATAGGAGATTTGGCTCAATATtcaatagtactccataaaatatcaataatttaatGAGAttgtataattaaaaaataaatatatatttagtagGGGTCTTAAGTTAAGCTTAATTAAGCCCCTTTGCATCCGTAAGGTGTGTGTCTGCATTTGTTTGTActtataatttcaaattattcAAATGATCATCATTTGAAATATTACTTCAATTATCTACGAAATAATATCCAATTTTGTTATTTCAAAATGTTTATGATTtacacatttaatttaatatgtgGACCTCACATTATACTTAATTATTATATTCACATTTCATCATATGTGCATAAAAAAGTGACTCATAATCTACTAGtaattttttctctcatttttgcattcttttttctttacatGTATTAAAGCTTGCGATTAATTAAAATTGGATTTTATATTTCAAGATTAAATATAGATTatatttggttcatgagattgaatcccacaactcaatcatagatgaatgattatgtgataattagtcatgatCACCTACTTCAACTAAAATAAcatcacaactcaatcctagactACATCTTAATTATTTTGTCTAACAAACCGATCAACTACCAATAGTATAATGCATTAAAATCTCTCATGAAGATGTCTGTTTTACTTTTATTAAGTCTCGTATATTAGATTAACTTTAGAGGTTTGGACTTTATCCTCTTTTATCTTTTCTCAACGTAAGTCTACTATATTATGGGATATTTGGACCTAATCAGATACGTCCTGTCCTAGtgaataatactagtattatttaatgtTCTTGatgtatattaataatataaatagaaaaGCATTCAAGGAAAAATCTTGTatgattttcaaatttcaagtCACCCACTCTTCTAAAGATGATTAGGGCATGATTTCGCAATAGAAGGATGTATTGGAAGCACGTTACAGAGAATAGCAAATTAgacgtaattaaattattcgcaattatattgtattaatttttgaagtatATGCATATTCATAGAGGCAGCTGCAAGTTGCAAAGAGTGGGAAATAGCAAGGGTTTGGCCAAGTAGCATTGGGGTTGGACTTCACTAGCTACACAGTGATTAGTGGGTAGCACATTGAATTCAAATGAgatagaaaagaaagaaaacaaataaaaaagagagaatGATCCCAACCCCCAGCTGTATCGATAGATAAAGATATGATTATGATTCCCTCATGAATGTATAATTGAACGCGTCAAGAGATACTCTTCGACATGTCCATTTCAAAATGTCCAGTGCTATCTTTCTCTCCTTTTtacatttcctttttatttcttttttctttgccATGTTATATCCACTTGATGGTTGGACGAATTTTTGATAGTAATAAATGCAGTAAAAAagatatagatcacgacacaaggaattacgtggttcgatttactgaggtaaatctacgtccacgggaagaaaggagggcaagattgtattgtttgatctggtttacagcttacaaatacagacttgctatatgatatttgatgtctagagagccttctcctccttctttagtctatctgatctaagttctatttatacattgaattaagatcgtggcttgcatcaccactaactaggtcgtggatgtcgtggaggtcatgagatcctgcatgggtccacta
Proteins encoded in this window:
- the LOC121741509 gene encoding alanine aminotransferase 2, mitochondrial-like, giving the protein MASTPVTRDTINPKVLECEYAVRGEIVILAQKLQEDLKNNPESHPFDEILYCNIGNPQSLGQKPITFFREVLALCDHPALLDKSETHSLFSDDSIKRASQILSQIPGQATGAYSHSQGVKGLRDTIAAGIGARDGFPSDPNDIFLTDGASPAVHMMMQLLIRSEKDGILCPIPQYPLYSASIALHGGTLVPYYLDEATGWGLEISELKKQLETAKSKGICVRALVVINPGNPTGQVLAENNQKQIVEFCKKEGLVLLADEVYQENVYVPDKKFYSFKKVARSMGYGEKDITLVSFQSVSKGYYGECGKRGGYMEITGFSPEVREQIYKLASVNLCSNISGQILASLVMSPPKAGDQCYESYSAEKNAILSSLAKRAQQLEHALNGLEGVSCNRAEGAMYLFPRIELPKKAVEAAKAAKTAPDTFYARRLLNATGIVVVPGSGFGQAAGTLHFRCTILPQEDRIPAIISRLTKFHEAFMKEFRD
- the LOC121741508 gene encoding pectinesterase 1-like; translated protein: MDSVNSFKGYGKVDELEEAAFRRKSRKRAIVLSISLLLLLLLIIGVVAATLSHKKSTNKDSGDVAAAQVAAVKSICSVTQYRESCISSLDSSNSTNPAKIFELSLMVAMDSLRKIANFSNTYADRAENNTLAKQALKICESELNDAVQSLEDTISAVSGSGGGKKLSSRIDDLRTWLSAASTNQETCLEALDEADAEFAAEIRDLMKNSTEFASNSLAIATKIVAVIGDFKIPSHRRLLGEVPEWVDRRMLQEIRPAPNVTVATDGSGNVRSVAEAVALVPKKSDARFVIYVKAGEYVENIDMDKSCWNVMIYGDGKGVTVISGSRNFVDGTSTFSTATFAIAGRGFIARDITFKNTAGAEKHQAVAFRSGSDESVYYRCSFNAFQDTLYPHSNRQFYRDCDVAGTIDFIFGNAAVVFQGCNIQPRQPMPNQFVTITAQGKIDPNQNTGISIQRCTISPLGTLTAQTYLGRPWKNFSTTVIMETNIGGFLNPKGWISWVANVDPPASIFYGEYRNSGLGSATANRVMWAGYKPAMTPAEASKYNVESLIQGPSWLPSTNVAFQST